The sequence GATTTGCCGCCCATCATCTGCAGCGCTTCTTCCGGCGAGAGCGGGCCGTCCGATGCTTCCTCGTCGCCCTCCTTCGCCGCGCCCCAGGTGTGGTCGCGTATCGAATGATGCTCCGATGCGGCGGCCGCGGCATCTTTTTCCGCTTGCTCCTTCGCGGCTTTCTCCGCCGCTTCCGCGTCGACTATCGCGAACCGCGCGGCCTGCATCCGACGCGCGTTTTCCACGCGCTTTCTTATCGCGGCGCTCGGCTCGCCGGTCGGCTCCACGCGCGCGAGTTTTTCCGTCGGGATGCGCGGCACCTCGACGGTTATGTCTATCCTGTCCCACACCGGCCCGGACAGCCCTTTCCAGTAGTTCTGAATGTCGCCGGGCCGGCACTTGCATGCCTTGACCGGGTCGCCGTAGTAACCGCACGGGCACGGGTTGAGCGCGCCGACCAAAATGAACCGGCTCGGAAACGTCAGCGAAAGCTGGGTGCGGCTGATTGTAACTTCGCCGTCCTCAAGCGGCTGGCGCAGGTGCTCAAGGGCATGCTTGGGAAATTCGAGCATCTCGTCCAGGAACAACACGCCGAGATGCGCGAGGCTGATTTCGCCGGGGCGCGGGATCGTCCCGCCGCCGACCAGTCCGGGGAGAGAAACGCTGTGGTGCGGGCTGCGGTAAGGACGCTCGGTGACCACGCCCGTGTCGCGCGAGAGCAATCCCGCGACGCTGTAAATTCGCGTCACCTCCAGCGCTTCCTCAACGGACAGCGACGGAAGCACGCTCGGAAGCCGCTTGGCGAGCATCGTTTTGCCGCTGCCCGGAGGGCCGACCATGATCATGTTGTGGCCGCCCGCGGCCGCGATTTCGAGCGCGCGCTTGGCCTGCTCCTGGCCGCGCACGTCTTCGAAGTCAAGCGGAATATGCGACTCGCGCAGAAGATCCGCAACTTCAACCGGCGGATACGGATCCATCGCGAGGTTGCCGCGCGCCCACGCGATCAGCTCGGCAAGATACTCAAACGCCATCACGGTCAGTCCTGAAACCACCGCGGCTTCGCGCGCGTTTTCGCGCGGGACGATTACGCCATTTAGTTTCAAATCGCGGGCGAGTATCGCCGTCGGAAGGACGCCTGCGACCGGACGAAGGCTGCCGTCCAGCCCCAGCTCGCCCATTATCAGAAACCCTTCCAGCTTGTCCTGCGCGCACTGGCCGTTGCCCACCGCGATTCCGAGCGCGATCGGCAGGTCGAAGTGCGTCCCCTGCTTGGGCAGGTCTGCGGGCGCAAGATTTATCGTTATCCTGTGTTGCGGGAATTCGAGGTCGCTGTTCTGGAGCGCGCTGCGAACGCGGTCGGTTGATTCCTTGACCGCCTTGTCCGCGAGGCCGACGATGTTGAACGCGTGCAGCCCCATTCCGAGGTCGCATTCGACCAGAACCGGCTCGGCCTCCAGACCGACTATCGACGCGGTGTGAAGCGTGGACAGCATGGCGCCGCGATTATACAGTGATTGCGCGCGCGATCGCTCTCCGGAG is a genomic window of bacterium containing:
- a CDS encoding YifB family Mg chelatase-like AAA ATPase encodes the protein MLSTLHTASIVGLEAEPVLVECDLGMGLHAFNIVGLADKAVKESTDRVRSALQNSDLEFPQHRITINLAPADLPKQGTHFDLPIALGIAVGNGQCAQDKLEGFLIMGELGLDGSLRPVAGVLPTAILARDLKLNGVIVPRENAREAAVVSGLTVMAFEYLAELIAWARGNLAMDPYPPVEVADLLRESHIPLDFEDVRGQEQAKRALEIAAAGGHNMIMVGPPGSGKTMLAKRLPSVLPSLSVEEALEVTRIYSVAGLLSRDTGVVTERPYRSPHHSVSLPGLVGGGTIPRPGEISLAHLGVLFLDEMLEFPKHALEHLRQPLEDGEVTISRTQLSLTFPSRFILVGALNPCPCGYYGDPVKACKCRPGDIQNYWKGLSGPVWDRIDITVEVPRIPTEKLARVEPTGEPSAAIRKRVENARRMQAARFAIVDAEAAEKAAKEQAEKDAAAAASEHHSIRDHTWGAAKEGDEEASDGPLSPEEALQMMGGKSSRRRKPAAKERSERQAGLRAIMSRGGAFAAKRPLTKVYCNAQMTPKMAARFCPLDEPSMNLLIRGVEKLGLSARAFERIKRVARTIADLDESEAIKISHVAEAIQYRAGEGKFGL